The genomic region TCCCATTTTTTGTTCCTCCTAACGTGGTTTTTCATGTATGTTGTATTTTAGATTTTATCTTCGAACAATAAGAAATCGCATATTTTAAACAAAAATCACGAAATTGGTGCAAAAAATTGTTTGTCCCCCAATAATGGTCGGGACTAGATTTGGGCTCGTGAGAACAGAAAAGTTCCCAAACCAACCATCAAAGCGTTGAAGGCAGATACCACAACTAAACAAATCAGCCAGCCAAGCGGACCAAGAAATGGTGAGCCTGCGCCTAGAAGGCACCAACGTAGCAGTTCTACGCCGTAAAACATTGGGTCGCATAACATGACAATTTGCAGGGGCAGGGGCGATACGTCGATTGGAAAGAACACGCCTGAGAGCATGAACATTGGCCACATTACAAAGGTTGACAGCAACTGAAATGCGTGAAAATCGTTTAGTGTTGAACCAATTGCCACGCCCAACCCAACAAATCCTGAGGTAATCATGAGCATCGCTCCTACTGATGCGACTGCGCCGACAACAAATATTGGAGACAGGTTGAATGCGCCCATTAATGCGGCTACTACAAGTAGTATCATTCCTTGGATTGTTGCGGTGGAGGCGCCGCCCAGAATTTTTCCTAGTATGATGCTGGTT from Candidatus Bathyarchaeota archaeon harbors:
- a CDS encoding ABC transporter permease: MQPISGQAIYVVLMRELKRYWRAKARVISSVAQSIFFLAIFGLGLGSFIGNFGDVDYLSYMAPGVIGMGLLFGSVYSGVSVIFDRQFGFMKEMMVAPVSRTSIILGKILGGASTATIQGMILLVVAALMGAFNLSPIFVVGAVASVGAMLMITSGFVGLGVAIGSTLNDFHAFQLLSTFVMWPMFMLSGVFFPIDVSPLPLQIVMLCDPMFYGVELLRWCLLGAGSPFLGPLGWLICLVVVSAFNALMVGLGTFLFSRAQI